One Mycolicibacterium sp. ND9-15 genomic window, TTTCGTCATCGACCCGAAGGGCGTGGTGAGAACCGTCATCTACTATCCGCTGTCGCTCGGCCGGAACTTCGACGAACTGCTGCGAGTCGTCAAGGCCCTGCAGACGGCTGACCATTTCGAGGTTGCCACGCCGGCGGATTGGCGCCCCGGCGACAGGGTGATCGTGCCGCCCGCCGGTTCGTGTGGCACGGCGGCAGAACGGATGACTGCCCACGTCGACGGGGTGGAATGCGAAGACTGGTTCTTCTGCACGAAGGAATTGCCCGCTGCCGACGTCGAATCCGCTATCCGGCGCCGACGCGGCTGACCGCGGAAAACCCTTGAAGGCAGAGGAGCCCTACATGGTCAGCCGTACCGTCGAGCCCCGTTCGATCTCGACGCTGCTGCTGCCGCTGGCGGTCAGCCTCGCGACGGCGGCCACGCTCGTCGTCAACTACCTGGCCAACGCTTTGCCGATCAACGGCCAGACCACCGGTGACGTCACCCGCCGGTTCGAGGTGTACTTCGTCCCAGCCGGTTACGTCTTCTCCATCTGGGGTTTGATCTACCTCGGAGTGATCGCCTACAGCGTCTACCTGAGCCTGACGCTTCGCAGCGCCCGCACCGACAGCGGCGCCGCACGCGCGATCGCGCCCTGGTACGTGCTGACCGCCGTCGCGAACTGTTGCTGGCTGTTCGCCTGGCATCACAACCGGTTCCCGCTGAGCATGCTGCTGATGGTCGTACTGCTCGTCGCCTTGATCGTCATCTACCGCATACAGGCCGGCCGACCGCCCACTTCGACGCTGGAGCGGTGGACGGTGCACATCCCGTTCCGCGTCTACTTGGGCTGGGTATCGGTCGCGACGATCGCCAACGCGACGATCACGCTCGACGACGCCGGCTGGTCCGGCTTCGGGCTTTCCGAGCCGGCCTGGGGGGTGATCATGCTCGTGGTCGCGGCCGCCCTCGGGTTGGTGATGAGCCTGCGCCACCATGACGTTGCCTTTGCGCTGGTGCTCATCTGGGCGCTGATCGGCATCGCGGTGCGCCTGCACGAAACCACCTCGATCCTGATCGCCTCGCTGATCGGCGCGGTGGCAGTGGGAATCGCCATACCGCTGAGCGCACGTTTGCGTACGCATCTGCCGAGTGGATCCGCGAACAACCGCGCGCTCGCCGATTAGAAGGCCGAAGACGCATGCCGGAAGCCAGCACACGACCCCCTCGAGCGCCGACCGCATTCCGGTATCCCGGTCTCAGCCGCCGGCGCGCCCGACTACGGAGCGCCGCCAACCGACTCGCGGGCGTCGACCTCCTTCCATCCGACGCCGTCGCGCGCGCCTTCATCGCCGGTCTCACCGAGGGCGATCCCGTCGCCGAGCGATTCGTCGCCGAGACCTATCACGGTGACCTCGGCGCCAGAAAGGCCCGCGATCTCGTCGAGAAGGCGCAGCGGGAAGGTATCGACAATGTCCCCGAGACGCCCGACTCGATGCGTGCGCTGTTCGAGGAGTTCGAGCAGCTACCCGAATGGGTCGATCCGGACCTCGTCGAGGAAGGCGCCGCGGTCTGGCGCCGCTGGGCTTACGCACTCGGCGCGCTCGGCAACGCCGGCACCAACGACACGTACACCGAGGGCTGGCTGGCGATCCCGCTCTCGCTTTCGGGCGGCTATGCCGGCCAACGCGCCCTGCACCGGTACCTGGAGACCTCACGCTGGTGGATCGAAGTCTGCCGGCCCGGCGCCATCCTGACACCAGGTTCGTTGGGCCGCAACACCTCCCTGCACGTGCGGATCATGCATGTCAGCGTCCGCGACCGCGTCAAGCAGCACCCGGAGTGGGATGCCGAGCGTTGGGGTTTGCCGATCAGCCAGTCGGCCATGCTGCTGACGCTGCTGGGTGGCAGCGTCGCACCGGCGCTCGGCCTGTACCTGCTCGGGCACCTCACCTCACCGCACGAGATGCGTGCCGTCCTGCACTTCAACCGCTACTGCGGCCACCTCGTCGGTGTCCGGTGCGAGGGCTACTTCCCCGAGACCGTCGCCGATGCGTGGCGCATCTTGTTCATGTGCGACTCCGCACGCAGCTACGACAGCGCGGACAGCGGCACAGAACTCGTCCAGTCCTTCGTTCCCGCCTTCGAGCCCGCGCCGGCCCATCGAGGCCTCGAGCGGCTCCGCGCCGAGTATCACTACCGCGTACAAGCCGGATATCTCGGCCTGTACATGTTGCCGTGGAACCGGCGACGCTACCGATTACCATCGGCACTGCCCGGAATCTTGTTGCTGCTAATGCGATTTCCGGTGATCCTTACGCT contains:
- a CDS encoding tryptophan-rich sensory protein translates to MVSRTVEPRSISTLLLPLAVSLATAATLVVNYLANALPINGQTTGDVTRRFEVYFVPAGYVFSIWGLIYLGVIAYSVYLSLTLRSARTDSGAARAIAPWYVLTAVANCCWLFAWHHNRFPLSMLLMVVLLVALIVIYRIQAGRPPTSTLERWTVHIPFRVYLGWVSVATIANATITLDDAGWSGFGLSEPAWGVIMLVVAAALGLVMSLRHHDVAFALVLIWALIGIAVRLHETTSILIASLIGAVAVGIAIPLSARLRTHLPSGSANNRALAD
- a CDS encoding oxygenase MpaB family protein, producing MPEASTRPPRAPTAFRYPGLSRRRARLRSAANRLAGVDLLPSDAVARAFIAGLTEGDPVAERFVAETYHGDLGARKARDLVEKAQREGIDNVPETPDSMRALFEEFEQLPEWVDPDLVEEGAAVWRRWAYALGALGNAGTNDTYTEGWLAIPLSLSGGYAGQRALHRYLETSRWWIEVCRPGAILTPGSLGRNTSLHVRIMHVSVRDRVKQHPEWDAERWGLPISQSAMLLTLLGGSVAPALGLYLLGHLTSPHEMRAVLHFNRYCGHLVGVRCEGYFPETVADAWRILFMCDSARSYDSADSGTELVQSFVPAFEPAPAHRGLERLRAEYHYRVQAGYLGLYMLPWNRRRYRLPSALPGILLLLMRFPVILTLEIARRLSPSADRRWQQANLGRWEAWLRWQSDGKAAAFEAAVPLRR